The Bradyrhizobium sp. CCBAU 051011 DNA segment CCGCGAACGGAGAGGTGATCGAGGCGGTGGGATTTGCGCCGGCGGGATTGGGAGGGGCAGGGCGTTCATCCGGCGATGCGGGGCGGAGCTGGTTGGCGGGGCTCGCGGACGGCGCGGTGCATGAAGACAGCGTCGGCGCGAGAGAGGCCGGGCCGCTGCTTGGCTGGATCGGACCGCGCCGCTTCAAGGAAGCGGAAGCCAATCGATTGCGCGAGGCCGCCCGCTTTGCCGCAGCGCCACTCGCCGCGCTCTCGGCGCGCGCAACGCTGTCAGCCGCGCTCGAGGCTTATCTCGGCCGGCGCAGCGCTGCGCGCGTGCTGGCGGGCCCGCTGCGGCGCGAAGTCGGCGAAACCATTCGGGCGGTGTTGCTCTTTGCCGACCTGCGCAGCTTCACCGCGCTGTCCGAGGCGGAGCCTGCAACTTCCGTCATCGAAGCGCTGGGCTCCTGGTTCGACTGCATCGCCGGCTCGGTTCACGCCTTCGGCGGCGAGGTGCTGAAATTCATCGGCGACGGCGTGCTCGCGATCTTCCCTGTCGGCGAGAGACCGCGCGACGCCTGCGACGCGGCCGTACGCGCCGTCGCTTCCGCCAAGGCCGGCATGGCGCATCTCGACGTCGAGCGGAAAGGGCAAGGGCTGCCCTCGCTGTCGTTCGGCGTCGCGCTGCATCTTGGTGAAATTCTGTGGGGTAATGTCGGTGCGGCTGACCGGTTGGATTTCACCGCGATCGGGCCCGCGGTGAATCTGGTCAGCCGACTCGAAGGGCTTTGCCGCCCGCTCGGCCGGACAGTTCTGATCGCAAGTGCGGTTGCGGCCGAAACCACGGCGACCCTGGTTCCGCTGGGAACACATGTGCTGCGCGGCATTGAAGCGCCCTGCGTCGTTTACACCGTGCCGGATGGCTAAAACCGGATCACGAAAACGTTAAACCGAACGGTTGACTGTTTATCTCGTGCAGCTATATTAAACCGTATGGTTGAGCAAAATCTTGACGCCGTTTTTCATGCCCTCGCGGATCCCACGCGGCGGGCGATGCTTGGACAATTGGCCGAACGCGAACGCACGATCGGGGAACTGGCGACGCCGTTCCACATGAGCTTCGCCGGCGCCTCGAAACATGTGCGGGTGCTGGAGAATGCCGGCCTCGTGAAACGCACGATCCGCGGCCGTACCCATCTGTGCCGCCTCGAAGCTGCCCGGCTCGCGGAAGCCGATGCGTGGCTCAGGCGCTACGAGCGTTTCTGGAGCGACAATCTCGACCGATTGGAAGCGCTGTTGCGGGCAGAAGACGGGGCGAAGGCCAGGAAGTGAAGGAGAGACCGATGAATTCAACGACGAAGCCCGAAGCCTATGGCGAATTGCCCGAGCCCAGGACGCTGAAAATCCAGCGGCTCTTGCCCGGGCCGATCGAGCGCATCTGGGCCTATCTCACCGACAGCGAACTGCGCCGCAAATGGCTGGCCGCAGGCGATATGGATGCGAAGGTCGGCGCGCCCCTCGAGCTCGTCTGGCGCAACGACGAGTTGACGGACCCGCCCGGCGAGCGCCCGGCCGGCTTCGGCGGCGGCGAGCATCGAATGCAGAGCCGGATTACCGAATTCGATCCGCCGCGAAAATTGTCGATCACCTGGAACAGCACCGGTGATGTCACGTTCGAACTGGAGCCGAAAGGCAAGGGCGTGCTGCTCACGATCGTCCATCGGCGCTTCCCCGACCGCGCCACGCTGCTCAAGCACATGGCCGGCTGGCACATGCATCTCGATGTCCTGGTCGCCCGTGCAAGCGGTGAAGAGCCGGCGCCGTTCTGGGACGGTTGGAGCGGCCTCATGAAGGAATACGACGCCCGTCTGCCGGCCTGATGCCGCAAATCGCACCACTCAAGCAACGAGCATCACAACAAACAGGAGGTTAGACATGCAGATTCACACCGTTTCGGCGCAGGAATGGGAAGCGGCACGCCAGCAATTGCTCGCGAAGGAAAAAGAAGTGACCCACGCCCGTGACGCGCTCGCCGCCGAGCGAAGGCGGATGCCGTGGCTCGCGGTGGAGAAGGAGTACAAGTTCGAGGGCCCCAACGGTGAGGCGAGCTTGCGTGACTTGTTCGAAGGCCGCCATCAACTGATCGTCTACCGGGCGTTCTACGAACCCGGTGTGTTCGGCTGGCCCGAACATGCGTGCCGCGGATGCTCGATGGTGGCCGACCAAGTCGCGCATGTCGCCCATCTCAACGCCCGCGACACCACGCTCGTGTTCGCCTCGCGCGCGCCGCAGGCGGATATCGCGCGGCTGAAGAAGCGAATGGGATGGGAGATGATTCCCTGGGTTACCGTCACCGACAGCTTCGATGCTGACTTCGGCGTGGACGAGTGGCACGGCACCAACGTGTTCTTCCGCAACGGCGACAAGATCTACCGCACCTACTTCATCAACAACCGCGGCGACGAGCAGATGGGAGGCACCTGGAACTACCTCGACATCACGCCGCTCGGTCGCCAGGAGGTGTGGGAGGATTCGCCGGAAGGTTATCCTCAGACTCCGACCTACAAATGGTGGAATTGGCACGACAGCTACGTTGAGGGCGCTGCGCCCGACAAGAGGTGGGTCGAGGTGTCGGATGCCGGAGAGGCCGCGTTCCGGAAGCAGAGCGCGAGTACAAAGACATGAGCCAATCCTGCTCCGGCGGGTCCGGCGGCGGCGCGCCCCGCCGGAACGAGGCTGCGCGGCAGGCGGCCAATGCGCTCTATCTCGCGGCCGCGCCGACCTTCGCGGCAATGGCGCTACTGACGGGCGTGCTGGGCGGCGGATCACCGGATGCGTTGTGTTCGACCGCGAGCGCGTCATCTCTTGATGGAATGGTCCCGATGTATTTGCTGATGAGTGCCTTCCACCTTGCGCCGTGGCTGAAGCTTATGTCCAGCCGCACGCGGATGTCGCAGAACGGCGTAAGCCGGGCATGAGACGCGCCGCGGCGCATTGGAAGGGATCGTGGTCCACCCGTGTTGTTTTATCGAAGGAGAAAGAACTTGAGCGACGCCTATACCGGCGGATGCGCCTGCGGTGCGATCCGATATGAAATCTCTGCCGAGCCGATTGAGATGAACGACTGCCAGTGTCGCCAATGCCAGCGCAAGAGCGGCACCGGCCATGGCTCCTATTTGACATTCCCACGACCAGCCGTGAAGGCCGACGGCGAGGCAAAACATTGGGACGTGGTCGGTGACGGCGGAACGGTCAAGTCCCGCGCCTTCTGCCCGACATGCGGCTCACCGGTCTATCTGACATTCCCCGGCATTCCCGAGATCTTCATCGTCCACGCAGGAAGCCTCGACGATCCCAGCCGATACAAGCCGCAAAAAGTGCTCTGGACTGCCGCCGGCCATCGATGGGACCATCTCGATCCGGCCGCCACGAAATTCGACAAGATGCCGCCGGGGTAACACGCGATGAGCGCAAAGATTTAAACATGGATGGACTTGTGGTTCGGCTGCGCGACGCCAATCTTAGCGGACAGTATCTGTTACCAACGAACGCGTGATGCCGGAAGTCAGGTTAATTCAATCCATCGAGCGCGCGGCCGCGATCCTCGAAATCATCGCCCAGGAAGGCGGCGCCGCGCGGCTGCAGCTTATTGCCGAGCAGGCGAAGCTCGGCAAGACGACCGCGCACAATCTCCTGAAAACGCTGGACGAGCTTGGTTACGTGCACCGCCGCGTCGGCGATGCGCGCTATCATCTCGGCGGCCGCATTCTGAATCTGGCGCGGATTGCGGGAGACGATGGCGCGCTTCGCAGCCGCCTGCGCCCGGCGCTTGAAGCCATCGCAAGGCGTACAGGAGAGATGGCCTATCTGGCGGTTCCGAGCGGTGACGAAGTCTATTATCTCAATGCGATTGAATCGTCTCACGCATTGAAGGCCGGTGCATGTCCCATCGGTGTGCGCGAGCGGCTGGAGGGATCGGCGGTAGGCCTTGTGTTCCTTGCCTTCATGCCCGGGCTCGGCAAGCGCGTGCTCGCCAGCCGTACCGACGCGCTCGGTCCGATTTTATCCGAGATCAAGGCGGTGGCGACGCGCGGCTTCGCGCTCGATCTCGAGAATTACCGGCGCGGTCTCCATTGCGTTGCCATTCCCTGGCGTGAGGGTGGCGAGGTTCGGGCGAGCGTCGGGCTAAGCGGGCCGGCCGAACGCCTGTCACCGCAGGCGTTGACGGACATGGCTTGGACGATGATGAAGGAAGTCGAGCGTGCCTGAGTTCAGCATTGCTGAACATTTGGCGTTTTCAGATTTCGATCGTTCGCATTTGTAGAATTTGCCCACCATGTTGGGGCCAGCGCGCCGCGCCGTGCGTTTTCGCGAGGCCTCAACAGGAGCAACGTCTTGAGCAAAGTTCTAATCGTCCATGCCCATCCGGAACCGAAATCACTCACCACCGCTCTAAAGAATCTGGCGGTCGAAACGCTCACCGGGCAGGGCCACGCGGTGCAAGTCTCCGATCTCTATGCTGCCAACTGGAAGGCGGTCGCCGATCGCGGAGATTTTTTCGAGCAGGCGCAACCCGACCGCCTCAGCTATGTCGCGGAGTCGCGTCATGCCTTCGCTACCGGCACTCAAACTCCGGATGTCGAGGCGGAGCAGCAGAAGCTCCTGTGGGCCGACGCGGTTCTCCTGAGTTTTCCGATGTGGTGGTTCGGCATGCCGGCCATCCTGAAGGGCTGGGTCGACCGCGTCTTCGCCTACGGCTTTGCGTATGGCGTCGGTGCCCATGGCGGCGAAAGATGGGGCGATCGGTACGGGGAAGGTACTCTAAGCGGGCGTTGCGCAATGTTGTCAGTGACGATCGGCGGCCGCGCGCCGCACTATGGCGAGCGCGGCGTGAATGGGCGGCTCGACGACCTGCTGTGGCCGATACAGCATGGCATGCTCTTCTATCCGGGCATGGAGATCATGCCGCCCTTCGCCGTCTATCAGAGCGACAGGCTGACCGACGCCGAGTGGCCCGCCATCGCCGAGGCCTATAAGCGCCGTATCGTGGGCCTCTTCAGCGACCGGCCAATCGCATACAGCACCCAGAATGGCGGACATTATGACGGTCAGCAGGTTTTGAAGCCCGGTCTGGGCGCCGGCGCGAGCGGCACGCGCATCCACC contains these protein-coding regions:
- a CDS encoding adenylate/guanylate cyclase domain-containing protein, with the protein product MQLSSTLTWLVDAASASPGAERFLSELGTRLIADGVPLAGGALTLAVPHPIIARRTWLWRAANGEVIEAVGFAPAGLGGAGRSSGDAGRSWLAGLADGAVHEDSVGAREAGPLLGWIGPRRFKEAEANRLREAARFAAAPLAALSARATLSAALEAYLGRRSAARVLAGPLRREVGETIRAVLLFADLRSFTALSEAEPATSVIEALGSWFDCIAGSVHAFGGEVLKFIGDGVLAIFPVGERPRDACDAAVRAVASAKAGMAHLDVERKGQGLPSLSFGVALHLGEILWGNVGAADRLDFTAIGPAVNLVSRLEGLCRPLGRTVLIASAVAAETTATLVPLGTHVLRGIEAPCVVYTVPDG
- a CDS encoding IclR family transcriptional regulator, whose product is MPEVRLIQSIERAAAILEIIAQEGGAARLQLIAEQAKLGKTTAHNLLKTLDELGYVHRRVGDARYHLGGRILNLARIAGDDGALRSRLRPALEAIARRTGEMAYLAVPSGDEVYYLNAIESSHALKAGACPIGVRERLEGSAVGLVFLAFMPGLGKRVLASRTDALGPILSEIKAVATRGFALDLENYRRGLHCVAIPWREGGEVRASVGLSGPAERLSPQALTDMAWTMMKEVERA
- a CDS encoding GFA family protein — protein: MSDAYTGGCACGAIRYEISAEPIEMNDCQCRQCQRKSGTGHGSYLTFPRPAVKADGEAKHWDVVGDGGTVKSRAFCPTCGSPVYLTFPGIPEIFIVHAGSLDDPSRYKPQKVLWTAAGHRWDHLDPAATKFDKMPPG
- a CDS encoding helix-turn-helix transcriptional regulator, giving the protein MVEQNLDAVFHALADPTRRAMLGQLAERERTIGELATPFHMSFAGASKHVRVLENAGLVKRTIRGRTHLCRLEAARLAEADAWLRRYERFWSDNLDRLEALLRAEDGAKARK
- a CDS encoding SRPBCC family protein; translated protein: MNSTTKPEAYGELPEPRTLKIQRLLPGPIERIWAYLTDSELRRKWLAAGDMDAKVGAPLELVWRNDELTDPPGERPAGFGGGEHRMQSRITEFDPPRKLSITWNSTGDVTFELEPKGKGVLLTIVHRRFPDRATLLKHMAGWHMHLDVLVARASGEEPAPFWDGWSGLMKEYDARLPA
- a CDS encoding DUF899 family protein, which translates into the protein MQIHTVSAQEWEAARQQLLAKEKEVTHARDALAAERRRMPWLAVEKEYKFEGPNGEASLRDLFEGRHQLIVYRAFYEPGVFGWPEHACRGCSMVADQVAHVAHLNARDTTLVFASRAPQADIARLKKRMGWEMIPWVTVTDSFDADFGVDEWHGTNVFFRNGDKIYRTYFINNRGDEQMGGTWNYLDITPLGRQEVWEDSPEGYPQTPTYKWWNWHDSYVEGAAPDKRWVEVSDAGEAAFRKQSASTKT
- a CDS encoding NAD(P)H-dependent oxidoreductase, with translation MSKVLIVHAHPEPKSLTTALKNLAVETLTGQGHAVQVSDLYAANWKAVADRGDFFEQAQPDRLSYVAESRHAFATGTQTPDVEAEQQKLLWADAVLLSFPMWWFGMPAILKGWVDRVFAYGFAYGVGAHGGERWGDRYGEGTLSGRCAMLSVTIGGRAPHYGERGVNGRLDDLLWPIQHGMLFYPGMEIMPPFAVYQSDRLTDAEWPAIAEAYKRRIVGLFSDRPIAYSTQNGGHYDGQQVLKPGLGAGASGTRIHLVQPGDPTEILYNANPAAREMETGSIP